The DNA region AAAAATCGCAGCCAACTGACTACCGGTGAGAAAAAAGAGTATTCCCATAAAAATGGCAAATGAACCGGAGATGATCGAACTCTGGATGACCCCCTGCCGTATGCGGTCATATTTCCGGGCGCCGTAATTCTGTGCAGTATAGGTCGCCATGGTGATCCCAAAGGAAGCCATGGGCATGGTTGCCACGGTATCTATTTTCTGGGCAGCGGTAAAGGCCGCCACTGCCATGGTTCCCATGCCGTTCAGGGCAAATTGCAGGACCACCACCCCAATGGCAATGATGCTCATCTGGAAACCCATGGGCAGAGCCACGGCGATATGTTTCTTAATGTCCTCCGCCTTCAGCTTCCAGTCCTCTTTAGCGAGGGTCAGTATGGGTATCTTTTTGACCATTACCAGAACACACATCAGGCTGGAAAGAAGCTGGGCGATCACCGTGGCATAGGCCGCCCCCTCAACTCCGGTATGAAAGACCAGAATAAAAACATAATCCAGGATAATATTAATGATGCAAGCCACCACCAGTACGATCAGGGGGGTACGGCTGTCGCCAACGGCCCGCATGACATTGGACAGGAGGTTAAACATCACCACCACAGCGCCGGCCCAGAATATTATTATTATATAAAGGTAGGCGCCATCAAAAATTTCCGCCGGTGTACGGAGTAATTTCAGGAGGGGTCGGGTAAAAACCACGCTTATGGCTGTCAGGATCAGGGTCATAATTACGCAAAGAACGATACTTACCGCAAAACTCCGGCGTACCCCCGGCTCATCCCCGGCGCCGAAGCGCTGGGCGGTGATTATTGCGGTCCCTGAGGTAAAGCCCATGACAAAGCCCAGGATAAGGAAACTGAGGCTCCCGGTACAGCCCACCGCCGCTAGGGCAGATACCCCAATGGTACGGCCCACAATTAAGGTATCCGCCATATTATAAAATTGCTGGAATAGATTTCCTATAAGCAGAGGAACGGTAAAGGAAATGATCAACAATGCGGGATTACCCACGGTAAGGTTTTTTGTCATGATTTATATCATTCTCTTTCAAACTATCATAGTTGCTTTTCATGTTCAATCCATTACAATGAAGAATATGAAGTTTAAATGCATTATCTTCGACCTTGATGGAACCCTGGTGGATACCATTAAGGATATCGCCGCCTCAATGAACTATGGGTTGGAAAGCCGGGGCTTCCCTGCCCCCAGCCTGGAAAAGTATACCAAAATTGTCGGCCAGGGTATAAGAAAACTGGCATCCCTGGCCCTTCCCCCTTCTGCACAGGATGATCAAACCGTGGATGCCGTAACTAAGGAAGCCCTGAGCTACTATAAGGACCATCCGGCAGTATACGCTGCGCCCTATCCCGGGATAGTGGAGGTGGTGACGGAATTACGGATGAAAAAAGTAAAAACCGCCGTATTATCCAATAAGGCAGATTCTATTTCAAAAATCATAATAGCAAAACTGTTCCCCCCCAATTCCTTTGACATGGTTATTGGAGAACAGCCCAATGTTCCCCGCAAACCGGATCCTACCTCCACCTGGGATATCCTCACAGAAATGGACGTAAGCCCCCGGGAAGCCCTGTTTGTGGGGGATTCGGAAATCGATGTCGCAACCGCCCATGCGGCGGAATGCAGCGCCCTGGGGGTCAGCTGGGGCTTCCGGGGTCGGAAAATCCTGGAAAACGCAGGGGCGGACCGGATCATTGATAGCCCGGCAGAAATAATAGAATTGATGAATATTCGGTATTCGTGAATCCCTATTAAAGAGTCCGCTCCGCCGGCTTTTTAACCATTCCCAGGAAGCGCCGGAATGCGGATTTTTCTTTTTTCAGTTCCCGGGAGCCCCGGGTAATTTTGCAGAGCGAAAGCCCCAGGTTTTTCGCGATTTCCCGCTGGGGCATGCCCCGATCCAGGGCTTTAACC from Treponema primitia ZAS-2 includes:
- a CDS encoding MATE family efflux transporter encodes the protein MTKNLTVGNPALLIISFTVPLLIGNLFQQFYNMADTLIVGRTIGVSALAAVGCTGSLSFLILGFVMGFTSGTAIITAQRFGAGDEPGVRRSFAVSIVLCVIMTLILTAISVVFTRPLLKLLRTPAEIFDGAYLYIIIIFWAGAVVVMFNLLSNVMRAVGDSRTPLIVLVVACIINIILDYVFILVFHTGVEGAAYATVIAQLLSSLMCVLVMVKKIPILTLAKEDWKLKAEDIKKHIAVALPMGFQMSIIAIGVVVLQFALNGMGTMAVAAFTAAQKIDTVATMPMASFGITMATYTAQNYGARKYDRIRQGVIQSSIISGSFAIFMGILFFLTGSQLAAIFIGSDPGAVRLAHIYLQINGSSYIVLAFLFIFRQTLQGLGNSFIPTIAGILELVMRTLAAVFLPAFFGFAGLCFASPLAWVGACVPLAIALALGMKKLLRKSLAEKKQLVQQQFR
- a CDS encoding HAD family hydrolase — translated: MKFKCIIFDLDGTLVDTIKDIAASMNYGLESRGFPAPSLEKYTKIVGQGIRKLASLALPPSAQDDQTVDAVTKEALSYYKDHPAVYAAPYPGIVEVVTELRMKKVKTAVLSNKADSISKIIIAKLFPPNSFDMVIGEQPNVPRKPDPTSTWDILTEMDVSPREALFVGDSEIDVATAHAAECSALGVSWGFRGRKILENAGADRIIDSPAEIIELMNIRYS
- a CDS encoding Trp family transcriptional regulator codes for the protein MNIDDPRVAENLGELSRTLADAGDPELIESFLRCLLTPGETADIAARWALVKALDRGMPQREIAKNLGLSLCKITRGSRELKKEKSAFRRFLGMVKKPAERTL